A stretch of Spirochaeta cellobiosiphila DSM 17781 DNA encodes these proteins:
- a CDS encoding YgiQ family radical SAM protein, producing MNWFPTNITEMSKLGWTECDFIFISGDAYVDHPSFATALLSRWLEAHEFKVGILAQPDINDIENFRLLGRPKYGFLINSGNMDSMVNHYTANKRLRRSDSYTPDGQIGKRPDRAIIRYTTMAKQAYKNIPTIIGGIESSLRRFSHYDYWSDKVRKSILLDSKASLLVYGMAEYTLLHIANRLRDGQDINDLIDIPGTVYRQTQLPNIDSSVLLPSFEEVTSDKRKYAESTKIQYYNQDPIWGKTLIEQAGSQYVVQNPPSIPLKTKELDKIYNLKYFRLPHPCYGNQKIPALNEVKFSLTRNRGCYGSCSFCAIVFHQGKIVQTRSDSSLQSEVDEFVAHKDFKGVINDVGGPTANFTGPSCDKQLTKGTCYGKNCLYPTMCKHIKKDNKPFIQTLTKLRNRNEVKKVYVRSGIRYDYLKDEMDSIRDFSNHHISGQLKVAPEHCSKAVLDLMGKPSINVYNDFKQQFTKINTKKKQYLIPYFISSHPGSTLEDALELALFLKSEGFVPDQVQDFYPTPGTISTCMYFTGIDPISGKSIHIPKGDKERKLQRALLQFHKKENKKLVIQALKMLNRRDLIGNGSQYLISPGR from the coding sequence ATGAATTGGTTCCCCACTAATATTACAGAAATGTCCAAATTAGGTTGGACAGAATGCGACTTTATCTTTATCTCTGGTGACGCTTATGTTGATCATCCGTCTTTTGCTACAGCTTTATTATCTAGGTGGTTAGAAGCTCATGAATTTAAGGTTGGTATTTTGGCTCAACCAGACATTAACGATATTGAGAATTTTAGACTTTTAGGCCGACCAAAGTATGGATTCTTGATTAATTCTGGCAATATGGACTCTATGGTTAATCACTATACTGCAAACAAAAGGTTGCGTCGTAGTGATAGTTATACACCCGATGGTCAAATTGGAAAACGTCCAGATCGTGCCATCATTAGATACACAACAATGGCCAAACAAGCCTATAAAAATATTCCTACCATAATAGGAGGAATAGAATCCTCTCTTAGACGATTCAGTCATTATGATTATTGGTCTGACAAAGTTCGTAAATCTATACTTCTTGATTCAAAAGCCAGTCTTTTAGTCTATGGTATGGCCGAATATACATTACTTCATATAGCAAATAGATTACGTGATGGACAGGATATAAATGATCTAATAGATATTCCAGGAACGGTATATCGTCAAACGCAGTTACCTAATATTGATAGCAGTGTTCTATTACCATCTTTTGAAGAGGTAACTTCGGACAAAAGAAAGTATGCAGAAAGCACAAAAATCCAGTATTACAATCAAGACCCTATATGGGGTAAGACTTTGATTGAACAAGCGGGATCTCAATATGTAGTTCAAAATCCACCGTCTATTCCTCTAAAAACAAAGGAACTTGATAAAATCTATAATTTGAAATACTTCAGGTTGCCCCATCCTTGTTATGGAAATCAAAAAATACCCGCCTTAAATGAGGTTAAATTTAGTTTGACTAGGAATAGAGGATGTTATGGTTCTTGTAGTTTTTGTGCTATAGTTTTTCATCAGGGTAAGATTGTTCAAACTCGTAGTGATAGTAGTCTTCAGAGTGAAGTTGATGAGTTTGTCGCGCATAAGGATTTTAAAGGTGTTATTAATGATGTAGGAGGACCCACTGCGAACTTTACAGGTCCCTCTTGTGATAAGCAATTAACAAAGGGTACTTGTTATGGGAAGAATTGTTTGTATCCTACTATGTGTAAACATATAAAAAAGGACAATAAACCTTTTATTCAGACACTAACAAAATTACGAAATAGGAATGAAGTTAAAAAGGTATATGTCAGGTCTGGAATACGTTATGATTATTTGAAAGACGAGATGGATTCCATTAGAGATTTTTCAAATCACCATATTAGTGGACAATTAAAGGTAGCACCAGAACATTGTAGTAAAGCTGTATTGGATTTGATGGGAAAACCCAGTATTAATGTATATAATGATTTTAAACAACAATTTACTAAGATAAATACTAAGAAAAAGCAGTACCTTATTCCATATTTTATATCCAGTCATCCTGGATCTACTCTGGAAGATGCATTGGAATTAGCTCTGTTTTTAAAGTCTGAAGGTTTTGTCCCCGATCAGGTCCAGGATTTTTATCCTACACCTGGTACAATATCTACATGTATGTATTTTACTGGAATAGATCCTATATCAGGTAAGTCTATCCATATACCTAAAGGTGATAAAGAACGAAAACTTCAACGGGCCTTGTTGCAATTCCATAAAAAAGAGAATAAAAAGTTAGTAATTCAAGCTTTAAAAATGTTAAATCGTAGGGACCTTATTGGAAATGGTTCCCAATATTTGATCTCACCAGGAAGGTAG
- a CDS encoding DUF6062 family protein, protein MKYELETIPVWDAVRQNDECPFCILNKKAEEDYVKFYLGDSVMVPEIRLEVNKHGFCYDHYNIMLDGGNRHGLGLMLHTHYSEYNDKLSKNEKKLEQVLKTYNKKNLVPEIGKNKVLLGQINSFLESIQTSKDECLICDKMEGRLKRYYYTFIILWQKNDQGFRQTIQSQKGFCDRHFIDLISLASNILKTKDMILFLRDIMTIQKTNRDRIESEILWYTQKFDPQYIDKPWGTAKDAVYRTIQRLVGLFRREE, encoded by the coding sequence ATGAAGTATGAATTAGAAACGATTCCCGTATGGGATGCTGTCAGACAAAATGATGAATGTCCTTTCTGTATTTTAAATAAAAAAGCTGAAGAAGACTATGTAAAGTTTTATTTAGGGGACTCTGTTATGGTTCCCGAAATACGCCTGGAAGTTAACAAACATGGCTTTTGTTACGATCATTACAACATTATGTTAGATGGAGGCAATAGACATGGTTTGGGTCTCATGCTACATACCCACTACTCAGAATATAACGATAAACTTTCTAAGAATGAAAAAAAGCTCGAGCAAGTGCTTAAAACTTATAACAAGAAGAATCTAGTTCCTGAGATCGGAAAAAACAAGGTCTTATTAGGACAAATAAATAGCTTTTTAGAGTCCATTCAAACTTCTAAGGATGAATGCCTTATTTGCGATAAAATGGAAGGAAGATTAAAACGTTACTATTACACCTTTATAATATTGTGGCAGAAAAATGATCAAGGATTTAGACAAACGATACAATCACAAAAAGGATTTTGTGATCGTCACTTCATAGATCTGATTAGCTTAGCCAGTAATATACTCAAAACAAAAGATATGATTCTCTTTCTTAGAGACATAATGACTATCCAAAAAACTAATCGAGATAGGATAGAGTCTGAGATATTGTGGTATACCCAGAAATTTGATCCCCAATATATTGACAAACCATGGGGTACAGCAAAAGATGCAGTTTACAGAACAATTCAACGTCTAGTTGGACTATTCAGAAGAGAAGAATAG
- a CDS encoding valine--tRNA ligase yields the protein MKSSDLAKAFNPSEFEDRIYQDWMNNGVFKPKAKEGVDPFTIVIPPPNVTGVLHMGHGLNNSLQDILIRYYRMKGRPTLWVPGTDHAGIATQNVVERQLRAKGLSRHDLGREEFVKETWKVKEKHHSIISKQLQKIGASCDWSHERFTMDEGLSDAVREVFVSLYEKGLIYKGNYLVNWCSSCGTAIADDEVEYSEKSGRLYRFKYPFAEGNGSIEIETTRPETMYGDTAVAVNPDDERYHKYIGKELILPLVNRRIKIIGDPYVDKAFGSGAVKITPAHDPNDYEIGKRHNLDEINILTPDGKLNDNVPEALRGLDIQTARKETLKLMEEAGLYIDSKDHNHQVGHCYRCNTVIEPYLSEQWYVKMKPLAEKAMEAWETNEITFYPKKWENTYKSWLSGIRDWCISRQLWWGHRIPVWYCKECNNQMVLRHDPESCDKCGSHNLIQDEDVLDTWFSSWLWPFSTLGWPEKTQDLDSFYPTSALVTGYDIIFFWVARMVMAGKEFMGKAPFKDIYITSLVRDKQGRKMSKSLGNGIDPLDVVGEYGADAMKFTLAYMCAQGQDILIDTESFKLGSKFANKIWNASRYILMNLEGRQLVNLADIELSDLDKWIYHQLNEASRAVDKAISHYRFNDATHIIYDFFWNDFCDWYIEGSKLSLYSQDEQEKDRSVTLLISVLKDSLKLMHPFLSFITEELYQYLPDTEGFIAEASYPEFDEARCNPTINENFSIVQDLIKSIRTIRSEFTISPEKTIPVKVKSDDVKIMDVFEKNSLLIKEFVKASSISFDASDNDKTDAIAAIGKGFEAYIYIKDIIDMPAEIAKLKKNIAKTEKLFKSTEGKLKNEKFLNNAPDDVVAKEKDKLEEFSSTLDKQRKYLLELQ from the coding sequence ATGAAATCCTCAGACTTGGCAAAAGCATTTAATCCTTCAGAATTTGAAGATAGGATATATCAGGATTGGATGAATAACGGTGTTTTTAAACCAAAAGCAAAAGAAGGTGTTGACCCTTTTACCATCGTTATTCCTCCTCCTAATGTTACCGGCGTCCTTCACATGGGACATGGATTAAACAATAGTTTACAAGATATATTGATTAGATATTATCGAATGAAAGGTCGACCAACGCTTTGGGTCCCGGGGACTGATCATGCTGGTATAGCCACACAAAATGTTGTGGAACGTCAATTACGTGCAAAAGGCTTATCTCGACATGATTTGGGCCGTGAAGAATTTGTAAAAGAAACATGGAAAGTTAAGGAAAAACACCATTCTATTATATCAAAGCAGCTTCAAAAGATTGGGGCGTCCTGTGATTGGTCTCATGAGCGTTTCACAATGGATGAAGGTCTCTCAGATGCTGTTAGAGAAGTCTTTGTAAGTTTGTATGAGAAAGGATTGATCTATAAAGGGAATTATCTTGTTAATTGGTGTTCTTCTTGTGGTACAGCCATAGCAGATGATGAAGTTGAATACAGTGAAAAATCGGGAAGGTTATATAGATTCAAATATCCTTTTGCAGAAGGAAATGGGTCTATTGAAATTGAGACTACACGACCGGAAACTATGTATGGAGACACGGCTGTAGCTGTTAACCCTGATGATGAGCGATATCATAAATATATTGGTAAGGAATTAATTCTTCCCTTAGTTAACCGAAGGATAAAGATCATAGGGGATCCTTATGTAGATAAGGCTTTTGGTTCTGGTGCCGTAAAAATTACTCCAGCTCATGATCCTAATGATTATGAAATTGGAAAAAGACATAATCTTGACGAAATTAATATTTTAACTCCAGATGGAAAACTAAATGATAATGTGCCAGAGGCTTTAAGAGGGTTAGATATACAAACAGCTCGAAAAGAAACCCTCAAGCTAATGGAAGAGGCTGGTCTTTATATAGATAGTAAGGATCATAATCATCAAGTTGGACACTGTTACAGATGTAATACTGTTATTGAACCTTACCTTTCTGAACAATGGTATGTGAAGATGAAGCCGCTGGCAGAAAAAGCTATGGAAGCTTGGGAAACAAATGAGATTACTTTTTATCCTAAAAAGTGGGAGAATACATATAAAAGCTGGTTGTCTGGAATAAGAGATTGGTGTATTTCTAGACAACTATGGTGGGGACATCGAATACCAGTATGGTATTGTAAAGAATGTAATAACCAAATGGTTTTACGCCATGATCCTGAGAGTTGTGATAAGTGTGGAAGCCATAATCTTATTCAGGATGAGGATGTTCTTGATACATGGTTTAGTTCTTGGTTATGGCCTTTCTCCACTCTAGGATGGCCCGAAAAAACACAAGATCTTGATTCCTTTTATCCTACAAGTGCTCTAGTTACTGGTTACGATATTATCTTCTTCTGGGTAGCCAGAATGGTTATGGCAGGAAAAGAGTTTATGGGAAAGGCTCCTTTTAAAGACATTTATATTACTAGTTTGGTCCGAGATAAGCAGGGGCGTAAGATGTCCAAATCTTTAGGGAATGGTATTGATCCATTAGATGTCGTTGGCGAATATGGTGCAGATGCAATGAAGTTCACCCTTGCCTATATGTGTGCTCAGGGGCAGGATATCCTAATAGATACGGAGAGCTTTAAACTAGGTTCAAAATTTGCTAATAAAATCTGGAATGCAAGTCGCTATATTCTAATGAATCTGGAGGGTCGACAACTGGTTAATCTTGCAGATATTGAATTATCGGATTTGGATAAGTGGATTTATCATCAGCTAAATGAAGCGTCCAGAGCAGTAGATAAAGCCATCAGTCATTATAGATTCAATGATGCGACCCATATCATTTATGATTTTTTCTGGAATGACTTCTGTGATTGGTACATTGAAGGTTCTAAGCTCAGTTTGTATTCTCAAGATGAGCAGGAAAAAGATAGGTCTGTTACTTTATTAATATCTGTATTAAAAGATAGTTTAAAACTTATGCATCCCTTTTTATCCTTTATAACTGAAGAGTTATATCAATATTTACCTGATACTGAAGGTTTTATAGCAGAAGCTTCTTATCCAGAGTTTGATGAAGCTAGGTGTAATCCAACAATCAATGAAAATTTCTCCATTGTTCAAGATTTGATTAAGTCTATTAGGACCATCCGTTCTGAGTTTACCATCTCTCCTGAAAAGACAATTCCTGTGAAAGTAAAATCTGATGATGTTAAAATTATGGATGTTTTTGAAAAGAATTCTCTATTAATTAAGGAGTTTGTTAAAGCTAGTTCTATAAGTTTTGATGCCTCTGATAATGATAAGACTGATGCAATAGCTGCAATAGGTAAAGGATTTGAAGCATATATTTATATCAAAGACATAATAGATATGCCTGCAGAGATAGCAAAATTAAAGAAGAACATTGCTAAGACAGAGAAACTCTTTAAATCAACCGAGGGGAAGCTTAAGAATGAGAAATTCCTAAATAACGCTCCTGATGATGTCGTAGCAAAAGAAAAAGACAAGCTTGAAGAGTTTTCTTCAACTCTTGATAAACAAAGAAAATACTTGTTGGAATTACAATAA
- a CDS encoding hybrid sensor histidine kinase/response regulator: MKKKVVVVDDDVITLKLIEDILVGAGYHVEIYEDARIILDLVEERDDVDLILSDYFMPNMNGQVFLKKLRENKYAIPFVFLTSNSDLETAIDMMRLGAQDFVMKPIRKDTLLFRIEKTIEEFKIKRIVDRVEKEKEIRHLETQSIVNWKGLYANKDIKQTEQFMELFTRTIHQSGAFFLLEMLKNGITKIDDDHYQIQKSLVDMIIQGNEKYQRVYDQISFISQINSIKLSEDKISVLESFHEMKQYIDNLDDMFKKYGRDIKLNRCSTFSEGSLQLDLSYFKRVFHELIINAIKYSPDNSEITFLWDVNWHQNKAFVEISVRNLPLTHGTIVGIPYEYSEMVFDLFYTIPKEPKTLAEEIWSDGMGLYVARQLLKRQNSWIEAKNGIDYTKDAPESFVSFTIYIPIQ, translated from the coding sequence ATGAAGAAAAAAGTTGTAGTTGTTGATGATGATGTCATTACCCTGAAGCTTATAGAAGATATTCTAGTGGGTGCCGGATATCATGTGGAAATCTATGAGGATGCCCGGATTATTTTAGATCTGGTTGAAGAAAGGGATGATGTAGATCTTATCTTATCAGATTATTTTATGCCTAATATGAATGGACAAGTATTTCTAAAGAAATTAAGAGAGAATAAATATGCAATTCCTTTTGTGTTTTTAACATCTAATTCTGACCTGGAAACTGCCATTGATATGATGCGTTTAGGAGCTCAGGATTTTGTAATGAAACCTATCCGTAAGGATACTCTCTTATTTCGTATTGAAAAGACAATTGAGGAATTCAAGATAAAACGAATTGTAGATAGAGTGGAAAAGGAAAAAGAGATTCGGCATTTAGAGACCCAATCCATAGTTAATTGGAAGGGGCTATATGCTAACAAGGATATAAAACAAACAGAACAATTCATGGAATTGTTTACTAGAACTATCCATCAATCGGGTGCCTTCTTTTTATTAGAGATGCTTAAAAATGGTATAACGAAAATAGACGATGACCATTATCAAATACAAAAATCTTTAGTAGATATGATTATCCAGGGTAATGAAAAATATCAAAGGGTCTATGATCAGATCAGTTTTATTTCTCAGATCAATTCCATCAAGTTAAGTGAAGATAAAATATCTGTTTTAGAGTCATTTCATGAGATGAAGCAATACATTGATAATCTGGATGATATGTTCAAAAAATATGGAAGAGACATTAAACTAAATAGATGTTCTACTTTTTCAGAAGGTTCTCTCCAATTAGATTTATCTTACTTTAAACGAGTGTTTCATGAATTAATCATTAATGCAATCAAGTATTCTCCTGATAATAGCGAAATCACCTTTTTATGGGATGTTAATTGGCACCAAAATAAAGCTTTTGTGGAAATATCTGTTAGGAATTTACCTCTAACTCATGGGACAATTGTAGGTATACCTTATGAGTATTCAGAAATGGTTTTTGATTTGTTTTATACAATTCCAAAAGAACCTAAAACACTGGCTGAAGAAATTTGGAGTGATGGTATGGGATTATATGTTGCTAGACAATTACTAAAGAGGCAGAATTCGTGGATTGAAGCAAAAAATGGTATTGATTATACAAAAGATGCCCCTGAATCTTTTGTGTCTTTTACGATTTATATTCCTATTCAATAG